The sequence below is a genomic window from Neomicrococcus aestuarii.
TCACCCATATTGTGTTTGAGTTCAACGGGCTCTCGCCACCCCAGCGCTACCTCGAGGAAGCGCATGGCCTTCTCGGACTCGGCCGCGTTATGCATGCGAACTACCCGTGCACCATTGAGCACGCTCATGGTGGCTGCCGCGATGGACGCGGATTGACGCTCAAACTTCGGGACACCAATGGCTTCACCGATGAAGTCCTTGTTGCTCACCGCAGCCAACCCCGGGAATCCCAAATTCGCGATCTCCGCGTATCGTCGCGTCAGCTCGAGAGAGTGCAGCGTGTTCTTGTTCAAGTCGTGACCGGGATCAATCAGGATCTTGTCAGCGGCAACGCCCTCGCTTAACGCCCGCTCAATGCGAACCTCAAGGAAGCTGCGGACGGATGCTACGACGTCGTCATACTGTGGCCGCGGGTACACCGTCCGGGGCGCGGCGAGGGAGTGAGTGATCACCAAATGCGCGCCGTGGTCCGCCACCACACCCAGCAAATCAGGATCGCTCAGGCCCGTGGTGTCATTGACGACGTTCGCGCCGGCCGAGAGCGCAGCATTTGCGACCTTGGCGTCGAAGGTGTCCGCGGAGAGGATCACGTCGCTGCGCTCGCGGACGGCCTGAATGACCTGTACCACGCGATCGGCTTCTTCTTCCCAGCTCAATGCCGGGCCGGGGGAGAAGGAAACGCCCCCAATGTCCACCCAATCCGCGCCGGAATCTGCGGCAGCCAGGGACGCCTCGACGGCTCGATCCAACGCAAACGTCGCACCCGAATCGAAGAACGAATCCTTCGTGCGATTCACCACCGCCATCACCACAAGGCGGCGCGAAAAGTCGATGGTTCGCGACTGCTGGGTGAGATCGTTGACAAACGTGTGGACTGGCGCTCGGAAGGTGGGTTCAAACATATGCGGCTGACTCTCCATGAGGTGGTGGGACCTCCCGCAGTTTACTGTCACAGACGGCGTAAAATGGTGAGAAATGATCTCTTCTTCCTTTAATCCCCCCATTTATCTTGATCACGCCGCCACCACGTCTATGACACCCGCGGCGCTCGAGGCGATGACCCGCGAGCTTGCCACTACTGGCAATCCGTCATCGCTTCACACCTCCGGCCGGCGCGGACACCGAGTGATGGAAGAAGCACGCGAGCGCCTAGCGAAAGCCGCCGGCGCACACGCCACCGAGATCATCTTCACCTCGGGCGGAACCGAAGCGGACAACCTGGCACTCAAGGGTCTGTACTGGACTTGCCAAGCCGAGGACACACGTCGCCGTCGTATTTTGCTGACAGGGATTGAACATCACGCGGTGCTAGATACCGCCGAGTGGCTCGAAGCGCACGAGGGCGCTGTGCTCGAGGTGATTCCCGTGGATCGCGACGGCCGTCTTGACGTCGACGCCTTCGCGAAGGCCGTGGCGCACGAGCCAGAAACTATTGCCCTTGCCACGCTGATGTGGGCCAATAATGAGGTCGGCACGGTTCAGGACATTGCCGCGGTGGCTCGAACGGCCGCCGAACACGGCGTGCCCTTGCACACGGACGCGGTGCAAGCCTTTGGTTCAGTGCCTGTGTCCTTCAAAGATTCCGGCGCAGCCACCATGGCAATCTCGGCCCACAAGATCGGCGGGCCGGTAGGCATCGGGGCGCTCTTGGTGCGCCGAGATGTCAAACTCACGCCGGTCCAACATGGCGGTGGGCACGAGCGATCTTTGCGCTCGGGAACGCTCAACGCTGCGGCGGCTACGGCCTTCGCGGTAGCGGCGGAGGAAGCGGTCGGACACTTGGAGGCCGAATACGAGCGGATCGCTTCTTTGCGGGACACGCTCATTGCAGGCATCGAAGAGCGCGTGCCGGAAGCCACGCTGAACGGCTCTCGGGATGCTGACCATCAAGGGGAGCGCTTGCCCGGAAACGTCCACTTCACCTTCCCCGGCTGCGAGGGCGATACCTTGCTCTTCTTGCTGGATTCCGTAGGCTTGCAGACATCGACGGGGTCCGCGTGCACCGCTGGGGTGGCACGCGCGAGCCACGTCCTGGTGGCGATGGGACGCAATGACGACGACGCGCGAAGCGTGCAACGCATCACGTTGGGGCATACTTCGAGCCAAGAAGACGTTGACGCTGTATTGAGCGTAATTGCCGACGTTTATCAGCGTTCCAAGGCGGCCGGTATGGCTGCGGGGCGTAAGTAGCTACTGAGCGATACCAATAAGCATCGAGCAACCGAGAATTTCACTAATAATCCGCACGGGGTTGCATGAATCCACCGTGTCAGAGAGGTCTTCATGAAGGTTTTGGCAGCAATGAGCGGCGGAGTGGACTCCGCTGTTGCAGCGGCACGCGCCGTGGAAGCGGGCCACGAGGTGGTCGGCGTTCACTTGGCGCTATCACGCATGCCCGGAACCTTGCGGACCGGCAGCCGTGGTTGTTGCACCGTTGAAGACTCCAATGACGCGTGGCGTGCATGCGACAAGCTCGGCATCCCGTTCTACGTGTGGGACTTCTCCGAGCGATTCGCCGAGGAAGTCGTTGACGACTTCGTCTCCGAATACGCCGCCGGACGCACCCCGAACCCCTGCATGCGATGCAACGAACGCATCAAGTTCGCGGCCCTCCTGGACCGCGCCCTCGCGCTGGGCTTCGACGCCGTAGTCACCGGTCACTACGCCAAGGTTACAGAGGATGAGGCCGGCAATAAGGAACTTCACCGCGCCGCTGACTGGGCCAAGGATCAGTCCTACGTGCTGGGTGTTCTGACGCACGAACAGCTGAAGCACGCGTTCTTCCCGCTCGCTGATACGCCGTCTAAGGCCGAGGTTCGCGCCGAAGCGGAACGCCGCGGACTCTCCGTTGCCCAGAAGCCGGACAGCCACGATATTTGCTTCATCCCTGATGGTGATACCCGTGGTTGGCTTGCCGAGCGCATCGATATGAATCCGGGCCGCATTGTGGATCATGAGGGTAATGATCTTGGTGAGCACCCTGGCTCCGAAGCGTTCACGGTGGGCCAGCGTAAGGGATTGGCGATTTCGCGTCCCGCTCCCGATGGCCGCCCGCGCTTCGTCCTTCAGGTGCGCCCGAAGGAAAACAAGGTTGTTGTTGGTCCCAAGGACTTGCTCAAGGTGGATCGCCTTGAAGGCATCAAGGTGTCTTGGGCCGGCGTTCCGATCCCCGAAGTCATTACAGGCGAGACGTTCGAGTGCACCGTTCAGGTGCGCGCACACGCTGATCCCGTAGCGGCTACCGCACACGTCACGTCGGAGGGCACGTTGATCGCGACCCTCAACGAGGCGCTTGGCGGAGTGGCTCCGGGCCAGACGATGGTGCTCTACCAGGGAACGCGAGTGCTGGGTCAGGCAACCATTGACGCGGCGTATTCGCAAGCGTGGGATCCATCTAAGGTCTAGCGTTACGGGCGTGTTTCGAAAATCGAACTCGGAGCGCGCACCTCTATAGACTGAAACGCATGAGTATTGAGGACCCCACCACTGCGTCTGGAGCAGAGTACGATCCGCACGCATCGTCGCTTGTGAACACCACGGACCCAGCAGTTCTTGACGAGCTGTATGCGATTCGCGGGAGCATCGACAACTTTGATGCGACGCTCGTCTACTTGTTGGCGGAGCGGTTCAAGGCCACCCAGCGGGTGGGTTACCTCAAGGCTCGTCACCAGTTGCCGCCGAGCGATCCGCAGCGCGAAAAGGCGCAGATAGAGCGTCTTCGAAAACTGGCTATTGAGGCTCATCTTGATCCGGTATTCGCTGAGAAGTTCTTGAATTTCATCATCAGCGAGGTTATTCACCATCACCAGGTGATCTCTGAAGAGCACGCTTCTGAAGAGGGCGTCGGTAGCCGGGAGTCGAATGCCCGAGCGTGAGCTACGAGCAAGTGTTCACGGGCAGATGCCGGGAACGGACCCGGTTGAGAACGCAAAGGTCGTGCTCGGGGAGCTAGTTCATCCTCATTTACCAGCCGTGTTTGAGCTGCCTGATCGTGGGCGCACCTCTGACACACTGGGCCGAAGCGTTTCTGTACTTGAAGGAATCTTCGCCGATATTCAGCCTTACGGTTGGCGCGTCACGGACGCCCCGGGCAAGGATGTTCGAAGCGCCGTTTCGGCTCGAACCTCGGATCTGGGAATCATGGCCGACGTGATCGGTGAGACCCAGAACCAGCCTGAGACTCTCGTGCTCCCGTTCTTGGGGCCGTTGAGTCTCGCCTCGAGCCTGCACTTGCACTTCGGCGAAAAGGTCATTTCCGACTCGGGCGCGCGCCGCGATATTGCGCAATCGCTCGCGGTCGGAATTTCTGAATGGGTACGCACCGTTCGCCGCGCTACCGGGGTGAGCAGCGTCGTCGTGCTGGTTTCAGAACCCCACGCAGACGCCGCACTTTCCGGACAGATCAAGAC
It includes:
- the folP gene encoding dihydropteroate synthase, whose protein sequence is MESQPHMFEPTFRAPVHTFVNDLTQQSRTIDFSRRLVVMAVVNRTKDSFFDSGATFALDRAVEASLAAADSGADWVDIGGVSFSPGPALSWEEEADRVVQVIQAVRERSDVILSADTFDAKVANAALSAGANVVNDTTGLSDPDLLGVVADHGAHLVITHSLAAPRTVYPRPQYDDVVASVRSFLEVRIERALSEGVAADKILIDPGHDLNKNTLHSLELTRRYAEIANLGFPGLAAVSNKDFIGEAIGVPKFERQSASIAAATMSVLNGARVVRMHNAAESEKAMRFLEVALGWREPVELKHNMGDVNQPADLAPLTNGAQPADAAQRRL
- a CDS encoding cysteine desulfurase family protein gives rise to the protein MISSSFNPPIYLDHAATTSMTPAALEAMTRELATTGNPSSLHTSGRRGHRVMEEARERLAKAAGAHATEIIFTSGGTEADNLALKGLYWTCQAEDTRRRRILLTGIEHHAVLDTAEWLEAHEGAVLEVIPVDRDGRLDVDAFAKAVAHEPETIALATLMWANNEVGTVQDIAAVARTAAEHGVPLHTDAVQAFGSVPVSFKDSGAATMAISAHKIGGPVGIGALLVRRDVKLTPVQHGGGHERSLRSGTLNAAAATAFAVAAEEAVGHLEAEYERIASLRDTLIAGIEERVPEATLNGSRDADHQGERLPGNVHFTFPGCEGDTLLFLLDSVGLQTSTGSACTAGVARASHVLVAMGRNDDDARSVQRITLGHTSSQEDVDAVLSVIADVYQRSKAAGMAAGRK
- the mnmA gene encoding tRNA 2-thiouridine(34) synthase MnmA, whose protein sequence is MKVLAAMSGGVDSAVAAARAVEAGHEVVGVHLALSRMPGTLRTGSRGCCTVEDSNDAWRACDKLGIPFYVWDFSERFAEEVVDDFVSEYAAGRTPNPCMRCNERIKFAALLDRALALGFDAVVTGHYAKVTEDEAGNKELHRAADWAKDQSYVLGVLTHEQLKHAFFPLADTPSKAEVRAEAERRGLSVAQKPDSHDICFIPDGDTRGWLAERIDMNPGRIVDHEGNDLGEHPGSEAFTVGQRKGLAISRPAPDGRPRFVLQVRPKENKVVVGPKDLLKVDRLEGIKVSWAGVPIPEVITGETFECTVQVRAHADPVAATAHVTSEGTLIATLNEALGGVAPGQTMVLYQGTRVLGQATIDAAYSQAWDPSKV
- a CDS encoding chorismate mutase; the protein is MSIEDPTTASGAEYDPHASSLVNTTDPAVLDELYAIRGSIDNFDATLVYLLAERFKATQRVGYLKARHQLPPSDPQREKAQIERLRKLAIEAHLDPVFAEKFLNFIISEVIHHHQVISEEHASEEGVGSRESNARA